A region of Granulibacter bethesdensis DNA encodes the following proteins:
- a CDS encoding lysylphosphatidylglycerol synthase domain-containing protein gives MNTPVLLGLLAGLAIVTLLVLEQNAGAVWHSLTAIGWEGFGIIVLYHLILIGLMGLAWCLLGRNKGRPWQFAWGRLIRDSAAETLPLSQLGGYVLGGRAATLAGIPGAFAAASTVVDVTTELVAQLIYTLIGLTLLSWIRPDSGLVTPLLYAVSGMGVLVSLFIILQARGLKGTDRIGASLSRHLLGQALARSAVVQDDIRQIYATPSRLLLAGALHLLCWIISGLETWLTIRLLGIDLPVTSAIAIDSLLYGIRSLAFMIPNAIGVQEGGLIFLGGLFGLGGEAALAVSLIKRGRDLAIGIPALLLWQWAEGRRALLQRRPLPPDQCAPPTIRSVKDLH, from the coding sequence ATGAACACCCCCGTCCTTCTCGGCCTGCTGGCAGGGCTTGCCATCGTCACCCTGCTGGTCCTGGAGCAGAATGCAGGGGCGGTCTGGCACAGCCTGACTGCCATCGGCTGGGAAGGCTTCGGCATCATCGTCCTTTATCATCTGATCCTGATCGGTCTGATGGGCCTTGCATGGTGCCTGCTGGGGCGGAACAAAGGGCGGCCATGGCAGTTCGCATGGGGGCGCCTGATCCGCGATTCAGCCGCCGAAACCCTGCCCCTGTCACAGCTGGGCGGCTACGTGCTGGGCGGACGGGCAGCAACGCTGGCCGGCATTCCCGGGGCTTTTGCCGCGGCATCCACCGTCGTCGACGTTACGACGGAACTGGTGGCACAGTTGATCTACACCCTGATCGGCCTCACCCTGCTGTCATGGATCCGCCCCGATAGCGGGCTGGTCACACCCCTGCTCTACGCCGTATCGGGCATGGGCGTACTGGTGTCCCTGTTCATTATTCTGCAAGCCAGAGGATTGAAGGGCACCGACCGGATCGGGGCATCCCTCTCCCGCCATCTGCTGGGGCAGGCACTGGCCCGCTCCGCCGTGGTGCAGGATGATATCCGCCAGATTTATGCAACACCTTCCCGCCTGTTGCTGGCCGGAGCGCTGCATCTCCTGTGCTGGATCATCAGCGGGCTGGAAACATGGCTGACCATCCGCCTGCTCGGCATTGACCTGCCCGTTACCAGCGCCATTGCCATCGACAGCCTGCTCTATGGCATACGAAGCCTTGCCTTCATGATCCCGAACGCAATTGGCGTGCAGGAAGGCGGCCTGATCTTTCTGGGCGGCCTCTTCGGCCTCGGCGGAGAAGCCGCCCTTGCCGTATCACTGATCAAGCGCGGACGTGATCTGGCCATCGGTATTCCCGCCCTGCTGTTATGGCAATGGGCTGAAGGCCGACGCGCCCTGCTGCAGCGTCGCCCGCTTCCCCCCGATCAATGCGCCCCTCCGACCATTCGATCTGTAAAAGACTTGCATTAA